A window of Pseudomonas denitrificans (nom. rej.) genomic DNA:
CAGTTTGGCCAGCCATTTGTTGATCGCGGTGAAGTTGTTCTTCTCCAGCAGCGACGGCGGATAGGACTTGAACACGGTGTGCTCGAACAGCAGCGGGACCAAGTCGTCGAGTTGCTCGATGCGCTCCACGCCTTCGCCGTCGGCGAGCTTCTTCAGCACCGGGATGCGCTCGCGCAGTTCGGCGAAACGGCGCTGGAGGCCGGCGAGCTGGAGCGCGTCGATCTCGGCGCGGGGCATTTGCTCCCAGGTCTGGCGGCAGTGGTTGGCGAGGGCTTCGGGATCGCTGAGCAGCAGCTCCACCCGTTGGTCGATTGTTCTTGTCATGGCGCATGGGTCCTCGATTCACCCGTCCGCGCCAAGGCGCGGAGGACCGGCCGCCCGTCGCGGGCTGCCTTCTTGGTGCAGCCAGTCTAGGGGCGCAAGAGGTTGCGCTGTTCCGGATTCCGGCACCTGCAAATTCAGATTAAATATCTGTTTTAAAAGGATTTTTTAATCTAACTTGATTTGGCTTCCAAATCTTCCGCGGTGAGCAGCGCATGGAGCATGCGCGCCAGCAGTCGCAGGGTGTCGGCTTCAACCAGGTAGTTCGGTCGCTCGATGACCAGCGCCCGCGGCAGCGCGGTCACCGCGTGGTAGGCCAGGAACCCCGCCTTCTCGCGGTCGCGCACCAGCACCTGCGAGGAGAAACGCCGTACCAGCGCCGGAATCGCCTCGGAGGTCCAGAAGCCTTCCGAGCGCACCATTTCCAGACGCATCAGCTCCGCGTGGTAGGCGGCCTTGACGCTCAGGTCGGAGTCCAGCTGCAGCCAGCGATGCAGGTTGGCGAGGCCGGACTGCAGGAGCATTTCGATGCCGTCCAGCAGGGTCGCCGAGACCGGCAGCTTCTCCAGGCTGGTGATCACCTCGCGGCGCGCCTCGCGACGGTAGTCCTCGAAGATCGCCGCGACCAGCGATTCGATGGTCGGGAAGTACTCGTAGATGGAGCTGATGGCGACCCCGGCGTGCTCGGCGAGGCGGTGCACGCTGAGCGCCGCCCTGCCCTCGCGTTCGAGAATCTGCCGGCCGGTGAGCATCAGTGCTTCCACCAGAGCCACCGAACGAGCCTGGCGCGGCCGCTTGCGCTGACGCGCCGGCAATTCGACGCACAGCAACGGCTCTTCCGCCGGTGCAGGACCGGGGACGTCCCGCGGCGGCTTGCTGCCGGACTTGCGGGTCATGGTGTTTGGAGCGAGGCGGCGTCACCCAGCAGCGACTGGGCGATCAGTCGCTGGTGCCATTCGGTGCTGCCTTCGCAAAGCGGCAACGCGATGGCTTCCCGCGCCAGGCGCTCCACGTCGAAGGCCCTGGCCAGGCCATCGGCACCGTGCAATTGCACGGCGTCGCGGCAGACCCGCACGGCCATCTCCCCGGCGTACCACTTCGCCATGGCAACCTGCAGGTCGCAGGCCTGGCCGTCATCCAGCAGCTCATAGGCGCGCAGGCAGAGCAGCCGCGCCGCGTCCACCAGCGTAGCCATCTGAGCCAGCGGCGCCGCCAAAGTCATTGAGGCGTCCTCGCGGCGTCCGGCGCACTCCAGACATAGATCCAGCGCCGCGCGCATCAGGCCGACGCCAAGCAGGCCGGTGTCGATGCGTGCCGCCGTCAGCGCCCGCAGGCTGTCCCGCAGCTCGGCGCCCAGCAACTGGCTGGCCGGCACCCGCGTGCCGCTAAAGCAAATTTGCGCAGTGGAATGCGAGTTCAACGCGATCCGCTCGCTGTTGCGCGCCACGAACCCGTGGGCACGGCGCTCCACCAGCAGGTGAATGCAGCTGCCGTCCTCGATACGAGCCGCAAGCACGACAAAGTCGGCGTAGCGCCCATTGGCCACCCAGGCCTGCTCACCATCGAGGACGAACTCGTCGCCTTCCCGGCGAGCGGTCACCGTGCCAGCAGTCTCCGCCTCATCGAGGCAGAAGGCGCCGAAGCCCCGTCCGCTGAGGATGTCGGGCAGATATCGCTCACCGGCTGCCGCCTGTTGAGGCGGCAGTGCGGCCAGGAAAGCGGCGATGGCCTTGTTGGTCTTCACGCACAAGGCGACGTCCGCCGAAACCCTAGCCAGCTCCTCGAAGAGCATCGCCTCAGTATGCCGCGCCAGGCCCAGGCCGCCCTGCTCCTCGCTGAGGCTGGCGCCGGGCAGTCCGAACTCGGCAAGACCCTGGGTCAGCTCGCGCATATGCCCCTTGGGGATCGGCCGATCACGGGATTCCCGGACCACCGGCAGCACCTCGCGCTGGAGGAAGGTGCGAAAGCTCGCTACCGCCAGGCGCTGTGCGTCGTTCGGCATGTCGTTGTGCATGTCCTTTCTCCCATCCCCGTTATACCGGAGCCACTCGTAGTAGCGGCGATCGTGCAAGCCTATGCCGCGCGCGCGGCAGAGCGCCTCCCCCCACGGGGAGGGGTAAGCCTTATGCCAGGTTGCGCGAGATGATGAGCTTCTGGATGTGGCTGGTGCCTTCATAGATCTTGGTCACCCGCACATCGCGGCAGTAGCGCTCCACCGGGAAATCGGCGAGGTAGCCATAGCCGCCGTGGACCTGCAGCGCGTCGGAGCACACCTGCTCGGCCATCTCGCTGGCGAACAGCTTGGCCATCGAGGCCTCCTTGGCGCATGGCACCTCGGCCTCGCACAGGCGCGCGGCGTGCAGTAGGAACTGGCGCGAAAGCTCGACGCGGGTCGCCATGTCAGCCAGGTCGAAGGCCACGCCTTGCAGCTGGATGATTGGCGCGCCGTAGGCTTCACGCTCCTTGGCGTACTTCACCGCGGCATCCAGCGCGGCTCGGGCCGTACCGGTAGCCACTGCGGCGATGGCCACGCGCCCTTCGGACAGCGAACCCATCACGGCGCGGTAGCCGCTGCCCTCCTCGCCCAGCAGGTTATTGGCCGGGATCCGGCAGTCGTCCAGCTGGATCTGCGCAACGTGCGCCGAGCGCTGGCCCATCTTGTGCTCCACGCAGGCCACCACGTAGCCAGGATGCTCCTGCGGGTCGACGATCAGCAGGCTGCTGCCGCGCTTGCCGGCATTCTTGTCGGTCACCGCCAGCACCAGGCCGACCCCGGCCTCGCTGCCGTTGGAGATGAATTGCTTGCTGCCGTTGAGCACGTAGCTGTCGCCGTCGCGGCGCGCGCTGGTCCGGAAAGCGCCGGTGTCCGAGCCGGCATGCGGCTCGCTGAGCAGGAAGGCGCCGATGCGGCTGCCGTCGGCGATGCCCGGCAGGTATTTGCGCTTCTGTTCCTCGTTACCCAGGCGGGCGATGGCCATGCCCACCGAGTTGTGCACGTGGATCAGGGTGGCGAAGCCGGTGTCGGCGGCAGCGAATTCCTCGATGGCCAGGCAGTACTCGACGAAGCTGGTGCCCGAGCCGCCGTACTCTTCGGGCACCAGCATGCCCAGGAAGCCCAGCTCGGCCACGGCTTGCAGTTCGGCGCGCGGCCAGGCGGCGGTGCGGTCGCGCTCGGCGGCGGTGGGTGCCACCACTTCGGCGGCGACCTTGCGCGCCGAGTCGCGGATCAGCAGTTCCAGTTCGCTCAGGAAGACAGCGGATGTATCGGTCATGGTGCTTACCTCGAAATCAGCGTGAATCGTCAGGAATGCCGGCGCGCAACGGTGCCGCCGGCAGGATGGTCAAACGCAACGGGCTATCGGTTGATCGTGCCGTTCAGCCTGCACCGGCGAGGCCGCGACGCGGCGGCCGGGCTCGCCGCGGCCGCGCAGCAGGAAGTGCGAGAGCGCGGGGATCAGAACCAGGGCGCCGAGCATGTTCCAGACGAACATGAAGGTCAGCAGGATGCCCATGTCGGCCTGGAACTTGATCGGCGACCAGGCCCAGGTGACGACACCGGCGGCCAGGGTGACGCCGACCAGCGCCACCACCTTGCCGGTGAAGCGCAGGGCTTCGCGGTAGGCTTCGGCCAGGCTCGCACCGTTACGCTGGCTGGCCAGCTGGATGCTCAGCAGGTAGAGCGCGTAGTCGACGCCAATGCCGACGCCCAGCGCGATCACCGGTAGGGTGGCGACTTTCACGCCGATGCCCAGCAGTACCATCAGCGCCTCGCAAAGCACCGATGTGATCACCAGCGGCACGACCGCGACTATCACCGCGCGCCAGCTGCGGAAGGTGATGAAGCACAGCACCACCACGGCCGCGTAGACGTACAGCAACATGCTGAAGTTGGCCTTCTCCACCACGATGTTGGTCGCCGCCTCTATGCCGGCGGTGCCGGCAGCGAGAAGGAACTGGCGCTCCGGCGTGCTGTGCTCGTCGGCGAAGCGCGAGGCCGCATCGACCACCCGCTCCAGGGTGTCGGCCTTGTGGTCGGCGAGGTAGGCCACCACCGGCATGATCGAGCACTCAGTGTTGAACAGCTCGGGGTTGGTGGTGCTCGCGGTACGCGCTGCGTAGTTGAGCACGTCCTGGTTCGGCGACAGGGTCAGCCACTTGTTGCTGCCCTCGTAGGAGCCGGCGGTGATCTTGCGCACGGCGTCGGCCAGCGACACGGTGCTCTGCACGCCCGGCACCTGCTGCAGGGTCCAGCCCAGACGGTCGACCTCGATCAGCGTCCTGTAGTCCAGGCAGCCCTCGGCGGGCGTCTTGACGATCACCGCGAACTGGTCGCTGGAGAGTGTGTACTTGCCGGTGATGTAGGCGTTGTCCAGGTTGTAGCGCGAATGCGGGCGCAACTCGGAAGCGCCGGCGTCCAGGTCGCCGATCTTCAGGTGCGTGCTCACCGCGAAGCCGCCCGCCGCCAGCACGGCCGCACCGGCCAGCAGCAGCGTGGCCCAGCGCCGCTCGGTTAAGCGCTCCAGCAGTGTCCAGACACCGCCGATCTCGCGCTGCTCGGCACGCAGGCTGCGTGCGGCGGCGTGGGGGCTGACGCCGGTGTAGGACAACATCACCGGCAGCAGGATCAGGTTGGTGAACACCAGCAGCGCGACGCCGATGGACGCGGTGATCGCCAGGTCCTTGATCACCGGAATATCGATCAGCATGAGCACGGCGAAGCCCACGGCGTCGGCGGCCAGCGCGGTTAGACCGGCAAGGAACAGGCGGCGGAACGTATAGCGCGCCGCCACCAGGCGGTGAGTGCCGCGACCGATGTCCTGCATGATGCCGTTCATCTTCTGCGCGCCGTGCGACACGCCGATGGCGAAGACCAGGAACGGCACCAGGATCGAATACGGGTCCAGCTCGTAGCCCAGCAGCGCGATCAGCCCCAGCTGCCAGAGCACCGCGGCGCACGAGCAGCCCAGCACCAGCAGCGTGCTGCGCAGGCAGCGGGTCCAGGCGAAGATGATCGCCGCGGCGATGGCCGCAGCCACAGCGAAGTAGAGGATCATCTGGCTGAGGCCGTCGAGCAGGTCGCCGACTACCTTGGAGAAGCCGACAATGTGCACCTGGATGTCGGCGCTGCCTTGGGCGCCGGCGTACTTGGCGCGAATCGCTTCGAGGCGCTTGGACAGTTCCCAGTAGTCGATGGCCTTGCCGCTCTCGGCATCCCTGTCCAGCAGCGGGACGAACACCATGCTCGAGCGGTAGTCGCTGCCGATCAGGTTACCCAGCAGCTGCGCGCGGCCTATGTTCTGCCGCAGTTGCTCGATGTTGGCGGGCGAGCCGGAATAGTTGTCCGGCATCACCGGGCCGCCGGCGAACCCCTCTTCGGTGACCTCGTTCCAGCGCACCACCGGCATCCACAACGATTTCACGTTGGCACGGTCGACGCCCGGGGTTAGGAAAAGGTCGTCATTTATGTGCTTGAGCACCTGCAGGTAAGCCGGGTCGAAGATGTCGCCCTTGCGATTCTCGACCACCACCCGCACCGCGTTGCCCAGACCCTTGAGCTCGTCGCGGTTGGCCAGGAAGTTGCGGATGTACGGCTGGTTGTGCGGGATGGTCTTCTCGAAGGCGGCGTTGAGCGTCAGCCCGCGCGTCTGCCAGCCGAGCAGCCCGCTGACGAGCACGCAAAGCAGCACGACCAGCAGTCGATTGTTGAAGATCAGGCGCTCCAGGCGGCTGCCCGAAGCGTGGTCGAAATCCCGCAGGTCGCTGATGCTCAGCAGCTTGTCGGTGGAATTGGTCGCAGTCATCACGTTACCCCGAATACCTTTGTTCTCACTGCGCGCGCTCCAGGCGCACACCACCGATGCCAGCCAACGCGACGCCCGCCTGCGGCGCCGGCGCCGGCGCCACCGCGAAGTTCGGTGCGACGCGGGCCAGCTTCACGCGCTGGAAGGTTGCCCCGCCATCGCGGGAGTGCAGCAGTTCGCCGGCCTGGCTGGCCAGCACGATGGTGCCGTCGGCGAGCACCGCGCCGCTGGTGAGGCCGGCGTCGGTGCCGGTCTCGACCTTGTGCCAGCTAGCACCGCCGTCGATGCTGCGGTAGGCGTTGCCGCGCAAGCCGTAGACCAGCACCGCATCGGCACTGCCGACCAGGCCGAAGAGCGTGCCCTGGTAGGGAAACTCCAGCGGTAGGAAGCGTTGCGTCGTGGCGTCGTACTTCAGCACTAGGCCCTGCTCGCCGACCACGAACAGCGTGCCCATCGCCGGGCGCATGGCGTACAGGTGCATGCCGCGAGGGTTGGAGACGTACTCTAGCCAAGGCGTCCAGTGCTGGCCGCCATCGCTTGTGCGCAGGATCAGGTTGAAGGCGCCTAGGGCATAGCCGTTGCGCTCGTCCTCGAACCACACGTCGAGCAGCGGCTTGTCGGCGCCCTGCGCCACGGCGGCCTCGGCGTCACGCTGCAGGCGCGCGGCCTCCGGATCGGCGGGATCGGCTGGGTGGCCGTACTGGCGCATCAGCAGATCGGCGATCTGCGGACCGTCCAGCTGCCGGCTCCAGGTGCGGCCGCCATCGTCGCTG
This region includes:
- a CDS encoding TetR/AcrR family transcriptional regulator; translated protein: MTRKSGSKPPRDVPGPAPAEEPLLCVELPARQRKRPRQARSVALVEALMLTGRQILEREGRAALSVHRLAEHAGVAISSIYEYFPTIESLVAAIFEDYRREARREVITSLEKLPVSATLLDGIEMLLQSGLANLHRWLQLDSDLSVKAAYHAELMRLEMVRSEGFWTSEAIPALVRRFSSQVLVRDREKAGFLAYHAVTALPRALVIERPNYLVEADTLRLLARMLHALLTAEDLEAKSS
- a CDS encoding efflux RND transporter permease subunit; protein product: MTATNSTDKLLSISDLRDFDHASGSRLERLIFNNRLLVVLLCVLVSGLLGWQTRGLTLNAAFEKTIPHNQPYIRNFLANRDELKGLGNAVRVVVENRKGDIFDPAYLQVLKHINDDLFLTPGVDRANVKSLWMPVVRWNEVTEEGFAGGPVMPDNYSGSPANIEQLRQNIGRAQLLGNLIGSDYRSSMVFVPLLDRDAESGKAIDYWELSKRLEAIRAKYAGAQGSADIQVHIVGFSKVVGDLLDGLSQMILYFAVAAAIAAAIIFAWTRCLRSTLLVLGCSCAAVLWQLGLIALLGYELDPYSILVPFLVFAIGVSHGAQKMNGIMQDIGRGTHRLVAARYTFRRLFLAGLTALAADAVGFAVLMLIDIPVIKDLAITASIGVALLVFTNLILLPVMLSYTGVSPHAAARSLRAEQREIGGVWTLLERLTERRWATLLLAGAAVLAAGGFAVSTHLKIGDLDAGASELRPHSRYNLDNAYITGKYTLSSDQFAVIVKTPAEGCLDYRTLIEVDRLGWTLQQVPGVQSTVSLADAVRKITAGSYEGSNKWLTLSPNQDVLNYAARTASTTNPELFNTECSIMPVVAYLADHKADTLERVVDAASRFADEHSTPERQFLLAAGTAGIEAATNIVVEKANFSMLLYVYAAVVVLCFITFRSWRAVIVAVVPLVITSVLCEALMVLLGIGVKVATLPVIALGVGIGVDYALYLLSIQLASQRNGASLAEAYREALRFTGKVVALVGVTLAAGVVTWAWSPIKFQADMGILLTFMFVWNMLGALVLIPALSHFLLRGRGEPGRRVAASPVQAERHDQPIARCV
- a CDS encoding WD40/YVTN/BNR-like repeat-containing protein; this encodes MFRITFAAPLALGLAVLAGQVQAQPTFVPPLAQPAVQSPLAARVPLNALVLAGQRLVAAGQRGHILYSDDGQHWTQAQVPVSSDLTALAFPSASQGWAVGHEGVILHSDDGGRTWSRQLDGPQIADLLMRQYGHPADPADPEAARLQRDAEAAVAQGADKPLLDVWFEDERNGYALGAFNLILRTSDGGQHWTPWLEYVSNPRGMHLYAMRPAMGTLFVVGEQGLVLKYDATTQRFLPLEFPYQGTLFGLVGSADAVLVYGLRGNAYRSIDGGASWHKVETGTDAGLTSGAVLADGTIVLASQAGELLHSRDGGATFQRVKLARVAPNFAVAPAPAPQAGVALAGIGGVRLERAQ
- a CDS encoding acyl-CoA dehydrogenase family protein; the encoded protein is MHNDMPNDAQRLAVASFRTFLQREVLPVVRESRDRPIPKGHMRELTQGLAEFGLPGASLSEEQGGLGLARHTEAMLFEELARVSADVALCVKTNKAIAAFLAALPPQQAAAGERYLPDILSGRGFGAFCLDEAETAGTVTARREGDEFVLDGEQAWVANGRYADFVVLAARIEDGSCIHLLVERRAHGFVARNSERIALNSHSTAQICFSGTRVPASQLLGAELRDSLRALTAARIDTGLLGVGLMRAALDLCLECAGRREDASMTLAAPLAQMATLVDAARLLCLRAYELLDDGQACDLQVAMAKWYAGEMAVRVCRDAVQLHGADGLARAFDVERLAREAIALPLCEGSTEWHQRLIAQSLLGDAASLQTP
- a CDS encoding acyl-CoA dehydrogenase family protein, which gives rise to MTDTSAVFLSELELLIRDSARKVAAEVVAPTAAERDRTAAWPRAELQAVAELGFLGMLVPEEYGGSGTSFVEYCLAIEEFAAADTGFATLIHVHNSVGMAIARLGNEEQKRKYLPGIADGSRIGAFLLSEPHAGSDTGAFRTSARRDGDSYVLNGSKQFISNGSEAGVGLVLAVTDKNAGKRGSSLLIVDPQEHPGYVVACVEHKMGQRSAHVAQIQLDDCRIPANNLLGEEGSGYRAVMGSLSEGRVAIAAVATGTARAALDAAVKYAKEREAYGAPIIQLQGVAFDLADMATRVELSRQFLLHAARLCEAEVPCAKEASMAKLFASEMAEQVCSDALQVHGGYGYLADFPVERYCRDVRVTKIYEGTSHIQKLIISRNLA